A genomic window from Spiroplasma helicoides includes:
- the metG gene encoding methionine--tRNA ligase, translating into MKKSFFVSTPIYYPSGNLHIGHTYTTTLADVMARYKKENGYDVFFLTGSDEHGQKIEQKANEVNKSPKEYVDGIVETFKHLWEVLDIQYDRFIRTTDDDHVKAVQKIFSYFLKQDLIYPSEYKGKYCISCEEFLTFEQMDENFCHVVCKNKSIDFQEETYMLRVSNFKKFLQDLFKTNFLEPESRKKEMLNNFIENDLEDLSVSRINFSWGIPVLENSKHVIYVWIDALSNYITALGYGSDDDSMLKKYWSNESEVLQFVGKEITRFHSIYWPIILKSLDLKCPDKLLSHGWILSAGEKMSKSLGNVIDPVQLIEKYTSDAVRFYVINNLPTDRDGNLTQELFEESFNTHLANNVGNLISRVSNMIIKYFDGKLPKIKIDEKHFLVEKGIKTIQEYKKLMDKYNMSEAIQEVLKLSQECNKFIEDSKPWVLEKENKIEELNQVLSILQKNIIIISFLLKPVLTKSYSKMVEQFGVDQNEINFDNLERNEFSYKKIVDKLVLFERIK; encoded by the coding sequence ATGAAGAAATCTTTTTTTGTTTCAACACCAATTTATTACCCAAGTGGGAATTTGCACATTGGTCACACATATACAACAACTTTAGCCGATGTAATGGCAAGATATAAAAAAGAAAACGGCTATGACGTTTTCTTTTTGACAGGTTCAGACGAGCATGGTCAAAAGATTGAACAAAAAGCTAATGAAGTCAATAAGTCTCCAAAAGAGTATGTTGATGGAATAGTTGAAACATTTAAACATTTATGAGAAGTTTTAGACATTCAATATGATAGATTTATTAGAACAACAGATGATGATCATGTTAAGGCTGTACAAAAAATATTTTCATATTTTTTAAAACAAGATTTAATTTATCCTTCTGAGTATAAAGGTAAGTATTGTATAAGTTGTGAAGAGTTTTTAACTTTTGAACAAATGGATGAAAATTTTTGCCATGTTGTTTGTAAAAATAAATCTATCGACTTTCAAGAAGAAACATACATGTTAAGAGTTTCAAATTTTAAAAAGTTTTTACAAGATTTATTTAAAACTAATTTTCTTGAACCAGAATCAAGAAAAAAAGAGATGTTAAATAACTTTATTGAAAATGATCTTGAGGATTTATCTGTATCAAGAATAAATTTCAGTTGAGGAATTCCAGTTTTAGAAAATTCAAAACACGTCATTTATGTTTGGATAGATGCTTTGTCAAATTATATTACTGCATTAGGTTATGGTTCTGACGACGACTCAATGTTAAAAAAATATTGATCTAATGAAAGTGAAGTTCTTCAATTTGTAGGTAAAGAAATAACAAGATTTCATTCAATTTATTGACCTATTATTTTGAAATCATTAGATTTAAAATGTCCCGATAAACTTTTGAGTCATGGGTGAATTTTAAGTGCTGGGGAAAAAATGTCTAAATCACTTGGAAATGTTATAGACCCAGTTCAACTAATTGAAAAATATACAAGTGATGCTGTAAGATTTTATGTTATAAATAATTTACCAACAGACAGAGATGGTAATTTAACACAAGAACTTTTTGAAGAATCTTTTAATACTCACCTTGCAAATAATGTTGGTAATTTAATCTCTAGAGTTTCTAATATGATAATCAAATACTTTGATGGGAAACTACCAAAAATAAAAATAGATGAGAAACATTTTTTAGTTGAAAAAGGAATTAAAACAATTCAAGAATATAAAAAGTTAATGGATAAATATAATATGTCCGAAGCCATTCAAGAAGTTTTAAAATTATCTCAGGAATGTAATAAATTTATTGAAGACTCTAAGCCATGAGTTTTAGAGAAAGAAAATAAAATAGAAGAATTAAATCAAGTTTTATCTATATTGCAAAAAAATATTATTATTATTTCGTTTTTATTAAAACCAGTTTTAACAAAAAGCTATTCTAAAATGGTTGAGCAATTTGGTGTCGATCAAAACGAAATCAATTTTGATAACTTAGAAAGAAATGAATTTAGTTACAAAAAAATTGTTGATAAACTTGTTTTGTTTGAAAGAATAAAATAA